A stretch of Lachancea thermotolerans CBS 6340 chromosome D complete sequence DNA encodes these proteins:
- a CDS encoding sugar porter family MFS transporter (weakly similar to uniprot|P54862 Saccharomyces cerevisiae YOL156W HXT11 Putative hexose transporter that is nearly identical to Hxt9p, has similarity to major facilitator superfamily (MFS) transporters and is involved in pleiotropic drug resistance) produces the protein MKAFKLKNIFAKAEDRPTPPQIYNWRIYGTALVASTASVLIGYDTGFVGGCFANKYFLANFGLVEGEARTDDTISNLISCFHAAAFFGALFSYPLSHYWGRKRALIIAAAVATVGAAVMLGSVTGHLAPMYIGRVFTGLTVGASTNLTVVYLSEVSPAPIRGQIIAAFEIGWRVGDLVGFWINYGINQHIAPGNKQWIIPVGVQVIPAALFFIGSLIMCESPRWLFQMHRDQEAIKNLCFLRNLPDDDGYMIWEINSIRESIATQNEEIGPGLLDPAREVFIRNRKYAKRLVISSILLVIPNFMGIQSINYYSPKIFSSIGVKGTNATLFSSGMFGVVKFICTFIYILFIVDNLGRRKAFLASASMCSLCFWYLGAYLKVNDPTKPGATPKPGGKAAIGFMFIWTASFILAFSGGPFVWSSEVFEQNIRTFVQAINAAMSWVPIFIMTRLTTTMIDHMKYGIFFFFAAIAALAIPFVFFFVPETKGIALEDMDQLFARGLPAYKAHKVVTSKSEDTVLEIQNSASQFFSDQGSKKGTQKLVEDADVGESASKV, from the coding sequence ATGAAGGCATTCAAGCTTAAAAACATATTCGCGAAGGCCGAGGACCGGCCCACGCCACCGCAGATTTACAACTGGCGCATCTACGGCACCGCGCTCGTTGCGTCGACCGCCAGTGTGCTCATCGGGTACGACACAGGCTTCGTGGGCGGGTGCTTCGCCAACAAGTACTTCCTAGCGAACTTCGGGCTCGTGGAGGGTGAGGCCAGGACCGACGACACCATCTCGAACCTGATCTCGTGCTTTCACGCGGCCGCGTTTTTCGGCGCGCTTTTTTCCTATCCGCTATCGCACTACTGGGGTCGCAAGAGGGCGCTCATCATCGCGGCTGCTGTGGCAACCGTGGGCGCGGCAGTGATGCTGGGCAGCGTTACAGGCCACCTGGCGCCTATGTACATTGGAAGAGTGTTCACAGGTCTCACTGTGGGAGCCTCCACCAACCTGACTGTGGTGTACCTCAGTGAGGTCTCCCCTGCCCCGATCCGTGGCCAGATCATCGCCGCTTTCGAAATCGGCTGGCGTGTGGGTGACCTAGTGGGCTTTTGGATCAACTACGGCATCAACCAGCACATCGCGCCCGGTAACAAACAATGGATCATCCCCGTGGGTGTACAAGTCATACCCGCGGCTCTATTTTTCATTGGCTCCCTTATTATGTGCGAGTCTCCTCGTTGGCTCTTCCAAATGCACCGCGACCAGGAGGCCATCAAGaatttgtgcttcttgcGCAACTTGCCAGACGACGACGGTTACATGATCTGGGAGATTAATTCTATCCGTGAATCGATAGCGACACAAAACGAAGAAATTGGACCCGGCTTGCTTGATCCTGCCAGAGAGGTGTTCATCAGAAATAGGAAATACGCCAAGAGGCTTGTGATTAGTAGCATTTTGCTTGTTATTCCTAATTTTATGGGTATTCAGTCCATCAACTACTACTCCCCAAAGATATTCAGTAGTATCGGTGTGAAAGGAACAAATGCTACACTGTTTTCATCCGGCATGTTTGGTGTAGTGAAGTTCATTTGCACATTTATCTACATTTTATTCATCGTTGACAACCTCGGTAGGCGAAAGGCATTCCTGGCTTCCGCCTCTATGTGCTCTTTATGCTTTTGGTACCTCGGCGCCTATTTGAAGGTGAACGATCCTACTAAGCCCGGCGCGACGCCCAAACCAGGAGGCAAGGCAGCGATAGGCTTTATGTTCATCTGGACGGCGTCATTTATTCTCGCGTTCTCGGGCGGTCCTTTCGTGTGGAGTTCCGAGGTTTTCGAACAGAACATCAGAACGTTTGTGCAGGCCATAAACGCCGCCATGTCCTGGGTTCCTATCTTCATCATGACAAGATTGACAACAACTATGATCGACCACATGAAATATGGAattttctttttctttgcggCCATAGCCGCTCTAGCGATACccttcgtcttcttctttgttcCTGAAACAAAAGGTATTGCCCTCGAGGACATGGACCAGCTCTTTGCCAGAGGTCTCCCAGCATACAAGGCGCACAAGGTGGTTACATCGAAGTCCGAGGACACTGTTTTGGAGATACAAAACTCGGCTTCTCAATTTTTCTCGGACCAGGGCTCCAAGAAGGGTACTCAGAAGCTCGTCGAAGACGCCGACGTCGGGGAATCGGCTTCAAAGGTATAA
- a CDS encoding KLTH0D00528p (conserved hypothetical protein): MSLFDTQYKGIQSVTQRYTLASRARSKMMRCASQGKGQDLDLRVLVGHANLLDRVMESLHTEEEEEVSTSDEEEPVELGITSEVGSGHVTFALPQPLETVYECDSDSDSDNDDEATSSDYDSDSDGEFSSDSDNESEDESDEEGFSNFGKSRNYTLTGSDAATTPVLRKHGGGNLYLFSLTGDGADTAERGRDLAARNGEAAGPRVLCV; the protein is encoded by the coding sequence ATGAGCTTATTCGACACACAATACAAAGGAATCCAATCAGTTACACAACGGTACACGCTAGCGAGCCGAGCCCGCAGCAAGATGATGCGGTGCGCGTCGCAAGGCAAAGGCCAGGACTTGGACCTGCGGGTGCTGGTCGGGCACGCGAACCTGCTGGACCGCGTTATGGAGAGTCTACATAcagaggaggaagaagaggttAGCACGTCGGACGAGGAGGAGCCCGTGGAGCTCGGCATCACGAGCGAGGTCGGATCTGGACACGTGACCTTCGCGCTGCCCCAGCCGCTCGAGACCGTCTACGAGTgcgacagcgacagcgacagcgacaacgacgacgaggCCACCTCCAGCGATTAcgacagcgacagcgacggCGAATTTTCTAGCGACAGCGACAACGAGAGCGAGGACGAGTCCGACGAAGAGGGCTTCTCGAACTTCGGCAAGTCCAGAAACTACACATTGACCGGCAGCGACGCGGCCACCACGCCCGTGCTCCGCAAGCATGGCGGGGGCAATTTGTATCTGTTTTCCCTGACAGGCGACGGCGCTGATACCGCGGAGCGCGGCCGCGATCTGGCGGCCCGCAACGGCGAAGCCGCAGGGCCCAGGGTTCTGTGCGTATGA
- a CDS encoding KLTH0D00550p (highly similar to uniprot|P07262 Saccharomyces cerevisiae and to YAL062W uniprot|P39708 Saccharomyces cerevisiae, GDH3 NADP(+)-dependent glutamate dehydrogenase, synthesize glutamate from ammonia and alpha- ketoglutarate; rate of alpha-ketoglutarate utilization differs from Gdh1p; expression regulated by nitrogen and carbon sources) has translation MSPIAHEPEFQQAYEEVVNSLKDSTLFDKQPKYQKVLPIVSVPERIIQFRVTWENDKGAQEVATGYRVQYNSAKGPYKGGLRFHPTVNLSILKFLGFEQIFKNALTGQALGGGKGGLCVDLKGRSDNEIRRICYSFMRELSRHIGQDTDVPAGDIGVGGREVGFLFGAYKSYKNSWEGVLTGKGLNWGGSLIRPEATGYGLVYYTQAMIDFATKGKESFAGKRVAISGSGNVAQYAALKVIELGGTVVSLSDSKGSIIAQNGITAEQVEAITEAKVQFKTLEQIIGEYSAFSNNKIKYLAGARPWVHVGEVDVALPCATQNEVSGDEAKALVAAGVKFVAEGSNMGCTAEAAHIFEGERLSAKSASEPAVWYAPGKASNMGGVAVSGLEMAQNSQRMSWSREQVDQELKKIMVNCFNDCLSTAREYTNEDNAEALPSLIKGANLVGFIRVADAMFDQGDVWA, from the coding sequence ATGTCTCCTATCGCCCACGAGCCAGAGTTCCAACAAGCCTACGAGGAGGTTGTCAACTCCCTAAAGGACTCCACCTTGTTCGACAAGCAGCCTAAGTACCAGAAGGTCCTGCCAATCGTCTCTGTTCCTGAGAGAATCATCCAGTTCAGAGTCACCTGGGAGAACGACAAGGGTGCGCAGGAAGTCGCCACCGGTTACAGAGTGCAGTACAACTCCGCCAAGGGCCCATACAAGGGCGGTTTGCGTTTCCACCCAACCGTCAACTTGTCTatcttgaagttcttgggcTTCGAGcagatcttcaagaacgccTTGACCGGCCAAGCCCTAGGTGGTGGTAAGGGTGGTCTGTGTGTCGACCTAAAGGGCAGATCCGACAACGAGATCAGAAGAATCTGCTACTCTTTCATGAGAGAGCTGAGCAGACACATCGGTCAGGACACTGACGTGCCAGCTGGTGACATCGGCGTGGGTGGCCGTGAGGTCGGCTTCCTGTTCGGTGCCTACAAGTCTTACAAGAACTCCTGGGAAGGTGTCTTGACCGGTAAGGGCCTAAACTGGGGTGGTTCTTTGATCAGACCAGAGGCCACTGGTTACGGTTTGGTCTACTACACCCAGGCTATGATTGACTTCGCCACCAAGGGTAAGGAGTCTTTCGCCGGTAAGCGTGTTGCCATCTCCGGTTCCGGTAACGTTGCCCAGTACGCTGCTTTGAAGGTTATCGAGCTCGGCGGTACCGTCGTCTCTCTGTCCGACTCCAAGGGCTCCATCATTGCTCAAAACGGTATCACTGCTGAGCAGGTTGAGGCCATCACTGAGGCCAAGGTCCAGTTCAAGACCCTAGAGCAGATCATCGGCGAGTACTCTGCCTTCTCCAacaacaagatcaagtaCCTTGCCGGCGCCCGCCCATGGGTCCACGTTGGTGAAGTCGACGTTGCTCTGCCATGTGCCACTCAGAACGAAGTTTCCGGTGACGAGGCCAAGGCCTTGGTCGCCGCTGGTGTCAAGTTCGTTGCCGAGGGTTCTAACATGGGTTGCACCGCCGAGGCTGCTCACATCTTCGAAGGCGAGCGTCTGTCCGCCAAGTCTGCTTCCGAACCTGCCGTCTGGTACGCTCCTGGTAAGGCCTCTAACATGGGTGGTGTCGCTGTTTCCGGTCTAGAGATGGCCCAGAACTCCCAGAGAATGTCCTGGAGCAGAGAGCAAGTCGAccaagagctgaagaagatcatggTCAACTGTTTCAACGACTGTTTGTCCACTGCCCGTGAGTACACTAACGAGGACAACGCTGAGGCCCTCCCATCTTTGATCAAGGGTGCTAACTTGGTTGGTTTCATCAGAGTCGCTGACGCTATGTTCGACCAGGGTGACGTCTGGGCTTAA